From the genome of Monomorium pharaonis isolate MP-MQ-018 chromosome 2, ASM1337386v2, whole genome shotgun sequence, one region includes:
- the LOC105832752 gene encoding proteasomal ubiquitin receptor ADRM1 homolog isoform X2, with protein MSGGALFGNNASRGASKNLVEFKAGKMTVKGKMVYPDTRKGQLYVYQSDDSLMHFCWKDRTTGVVEDDLIIFPDDCEFKHVPQCKTGRVYLLRFKSSNKKFFFWLQDLKTDKDEEHCRKINDVLNNPPTPGSQRSGNTNAEGDLQNLLNNMSQQQLIQLFGGVGQIGGLGSLLGTMNRPHGVQSTRASTTTSSTPATTNVTRPPHSLTPGPNTDSKSSSNNKSSTRTTAPSTPAATAVTPSNRIQLSDLQNFLSEIPTPSRTEPSVQSGQAGPVIRQFGLGPDAVSAAASGNIEEFVSALESEAKNGQGQQAQQGQDDKNKKQSSSTASPDKKDDDDEGMALD; from the exons ATGTCGGGCGGTGCACTCTTTGGTAATAACGCTTCGCGCGGTGCCTCGAAAAACCTTGTGGAGTTCAAGGCTGGTAAAATGACCGTAAAAGGAAAAATGGTTTATCCGGACACGCGAAAGGGCCAGCTTTACGTCTACCAGTCCGACGACTCGCTGATGCACTTCTGCTGGAAGGATCGCACGACCGGAGTGGTTGAggat GACTTGATTATCTTTCCTGATGATTGCGAGTTTAAACATGTTCCTCAATGTAAGACTGGCAGAGTATACCTTTTGAGGTTTAAATCGTCGAATAAGAAATTCTTCTTTTGGTTACAg GATCTCAAAACTGATAAAGATGAAGAACACTGTAGAAAGATCAATGACGTACTTAACAATCCACCGACCCCAGGATCTCAGAGGAGTGGCAATACCAATGCTGAGGGAGATCTTCAGAATTTGTTGAACAACATGTCGCAGCAGCAGCTCATACAATTGTTCGGCGGCGTTGGTCAGATCGGTGGTTTGGGCAGTTTATTAGGTACAATGAATAGACCGCACGGTGTTCAGAGTACAAGAGCTTCCACTACAACTTCGTCCACTCCAGCCACTACAAATGTGACTAGACCGCCCCATTCATTAACTCCTGGGCCTAATACGGACTCGAAATCTTCGA GTAATAATAAGTCATCAACAAGAACGACAGCTCCGTCCACGCCAGCTGCAACAGCAGTGACTCCGAGCAATAGAATACAGCTTAGTGATTTGCAGAATTTTCTATCGGAAATTCCAACGCCGTCTCGAACAGAACCTTCTGTACAG TCGGGCCAGGCGGGCCCAGTCATCCGTCAATTCGGCTTGGGACCAGACGCCGTCAGTGCCGCGGCCAGTGGAAACATCGAAGAATTCGTCAGCGCGCTGGAGTCTGAAGCGAAAAATGGTCAGGGACAGCAAGCGCAACAGGGACAAGACGACAAGAATAAGAAGCAATCATCATCAACTGCTAGTCCTGATAAGAAGGACGATGACGACGAAGGCATGGCTTTAGATTAA
- the LOC105832752 gene encoding proteasomal ubiquitin receptor ADRM1-B isoform X1, which yields MSGGALFGNNASRGASKNLVEFKAGKMTVKGKMVYPDTRKGQLYVYQSDDSLMHFCWKDRTTGVVEDDLIIFPDDCEFKHVPQCKTGRVYLLRFKSSNKKFFFWLQDLKTDKDEEHCRKINDVLNNPPTPGSQRSGNTNAEGDLQNLLNNMSQQQLIQLFGGVGQIGGLGSLLGTMNRPHGVQSTRASTTTSSTPATTNVTRPPHSLTPGPNTDSKSSSNNKSSTRTTAPSTPAATAVTPSNRIQLSDLQNFLSEIPTPSRTEPSVQRGVATELTNAIPAAISTTESLESAMNVHLPPGDNLSTTLSSPQFSQALSMFWSALQSGQAGPVIRQFGLGPDAVSAAASGNIEEFVSALESEAKNGQGQQAQQGQDDKNKKQSSSTASPDKKDDDDEGMALD from the exons ATGTCGGGCGGTGCACTCTTTGGTAATAACGCTTCGCGCGGTGCCTCGAAAAACCTTGTGGAGTTCAAGGCTGGTAAAATGACCGTAAAAGGAAAAATGGTTTATCCGGACACGCGAAAGGGCCAGCTTTACGTCTACCAGTCCGACGACTCGCTGATGCACTTCTGCTGGAAGGATCGCACGACCGGAGTGGTTGAggat GACTTGATTATCTTTCCTGATGATTGCGAGTTTAAACATGTTCCTCAATGTAAGACTGGCAGAGTATACCTTTTGAGGTTTAAATCGTCGAATAAGAAATTCTTCTTTTGGTTACAg GATCTCAAAACTGATAAAGATGAAGAACACTGTAGAAAGATCAATGACGTACTTAACAATCCACCGACCCCAGGATCTCAGAGGAGTGGCAATACCAATGCTGAGGGAGATCTTCAGAATTTGTTGAACAACATGTCGCAGCAGCAGCTCATACAATTGTTCGGCGGCGTTGGTCAGATCGGTGGTTTGGGCAGTTTATTAGGTACAATGAATAGACCGCACGGTGTTCAGAGTACAAGAGCTTCCACTACAACTTCGTCCACTCCAGCCACTACAAATGTGACTAGACCGCCCCATTCATTAACTCCTGGGCCTAATACGGACTCGAAATCTTCGA GTAATAATAAGTCATCAACAAGAACGACAGCTCCGTCCACGCCAGCTGCAACAGCAGTGACTCCGAGCAATAGAATACAGCTTAGTGATTTGCAGAATTTTCTATCGGAAATTCCAACGCCGTCTCGAACAGAACCTTCTGTACAG AGGGGCGTAGCGACAGAGCTGACCAACGCTATCCCGGCAGCAATCTCTACGACGGAAAGCCTGGAGAGTGCCATGAACGTGCACTTGCCACCCGGGGACAACCTGTCTACCACGCTATCGTCTCCCCAGTTCTCCCAGGCGCTATCAATGTTCTGGTCTGCTTTGCAGTCGGGCCAGGCGGGCCCAGTCATCCGTCAATTCGGCTTGGGACCAGACGCCGTCAGTGCCGCGGCCAGTGGAAACATCGAAGAATTCGTCAGCGCGCTGGAGTCTGAAGCGAAAAATGGTCAGGGACAGCAAGCGCAACAGGGACAAGACGACAAGAATAAGAAGCAATCATCATCAACTGCTAGTCCTGATAAGAAGGACGATGACGACGAAGGCATGGCTTTAGATTAA